A genome region from Deinococcota bacterium includes the following:
- a CDS encoding GNAT family N-acetyltransferase: MDGVIRRLGADDLPQLYRMREISFLDTSDPDDQNLRAVHERLLPYRRGLFVGDLLSSSASLLPFEMYLGGKLVEMGGWPGYSRRPSSAAAGTCGRSCTTSWRSSRRTASAFA; the protein is encoded by the coding sequence ATGGACGGCGTCATCCGGCGTCTGGGCGCGGACGACCTGCCGCAACTCTATAGGATGCGCGAGATCAGCTTTCTCGACACCAGCGACCCGGACGACCAGAACCTGCGCGCGGTCCACGAGCGCCTCCTGCCCTACCGGCGGGGCCTGTTCGTCGGCGACCTGTTGAGCAGCTCCGCCTCGCTGCTGCCCTTCGAGATGTACCTGGGCGGCAAGCTCGTCGAGATGGGGGGCTGGCCAGGGTACAGTCGGCGGCCGAGTTCCGCCGCCGCGGGCACGTGCGGGCGCTCCTGCACCACCTCTTGGAGGAGCTCAAGGCGGACGGCGTCGGCTTTTGCTTAG